A portion of the Cygnus olor isolate bCygOlo1 chromosome 15, bCygOlo1.pri.v2, whole genome shotgun sequence genome contains these proteins:
- the IQCE gene encoding IQ domain-containing protein E isoform X1, with amino-acid sequence MARGAGEAAAEGQLGDDSLSVITCESDAEMRLKKRIFHKPPKSPKSPYSSSTQLYPKKTAVWRSLQGTGSACFENAAVKNPRQMWLGSLKQGVSHPLKSDVDVGHARSSVSSSTPEYLKEALGMKKPKHSRSSSNGYIPGTPDYKEKEDMYDEIIELKKTIQAQKNEGDRMKTKLRRLEEENNRKDKRIEQLLDPSKCSELARALSEKKSDNGWVVSGLKQKVLKLEQQCKEKDNAINKFQSDLKTNNLEEMRIAMETYYEEVHRLQVLLAKSETMRKNTEGKDTQKRLKALNAAVLRLSRNIKELQNENRSLKEDLDHVVSTSLASNITKNYNEWSKQRLMRRIMELEKKLGAMENTRVSPADSESSQLLAVSSSPSADLDHPASQQVDHVKECHHLRGLVKKLKSDRRALQNLLLSKELDIKQLLQAKAEVELELQKWQNKKEEKSMEEQTSSEEIQVLTQKVGKSEATLEEEKSEMAEDTMEKLNKSSPVCTVKGEEDHRKEQAAKCIQRSWKLYQNKKEDIALDEAVVVLQAAFRGHLARQKLLLSSGVHDAKPHNRHSLGKTNSCMSRVSNSLSSSSDWEEKEETVTFIQSIFRAHLARAVLLEERPSVSSATSEKADSAVYVTEKKPVSAALQRTPSVIMSPLLARSSEKQSQPTLSLSVDEAHSDDSDDIVIVSPLLQMKKNPTYFCNGPR; translated from the exons ATGGCCCGAGGGGCAGGAGAGGCGGCCGCGGAGGGGCAGCTG GGAGATGACAGCCTGTCCGTGATAACCTGTGAATCAGATGCAGAAATG aggtTAAAGAAGAGAATTTTTCACAAGCCTCCGAAGTCACCAA agTCTCCGTACAGCTCTAGCACACAACTGTATCCTAAAAAAACTGCCGTTTGGAGATCTCTGCAGGGAACAGGCAGTGCATGTTTTGAGAATGCAGCTGTAAAAAACCCAAGGCAGATGTGGCTGGGATCACTGAAACAAG GAGTGAGCCACCCCCTGAAATCAGATGTTGACGTGGGGCATGCGCGATCTAGTGTTTCTAGTAGCACTCCGGAGTATTTGAAGGAGGCTCTAGGAATGAAGAAGCCAAAACACTCCCGTTCTTCTAGTAATG GCTACATTCCTGGAACTCCTgactacaaagaaaaagaagatatgTATGATGAAATAATAGAACTTAAAAAG aCAATACAAgctcagaaaaatgaaggagatCGAATGAAAACTAAGCTCCGTCGACTAGAAGAAGAGAATAACAGAAAGGATAAACGGATTGAGCAACTGTTGGATCCTTCCAAG TGCTCTGAGCTGGCACGAGCTTTGTCAGAAAAGAAGTCTGACAATGGATGG GTGGTTAGTGGATTAAAGCAGAAGGTTCTCAAGCTAGAACAACAGTGCAAGGAGAAAGACAATGCTATCAA cAAATTCCAGTCAGACCTGAAGACCAATAATTTGGAAGAAATGAGGATAGCTATGGAAACCTACTATGAAGAG GTTCACCGTCTCCAAGTCCTCCTGGCAAAATCTGAAACTATGAGGAAAAA TACAGAGGGCAAAGATACCCAAAAACGACTAAAGGCATTGAACGCTGCTGTCCTGAGATTATCCCGGAACATcaaagaattacagaatgaGAATCGGAGTCTGAAAGAAGATCTAGATCACGTAGTGAGCACTTCTCTTGCATCCAATATAACAAAAA ATTACAATGAATGGAGCAAGCAGAGGCTGATGAGGCGGATTATGGAACTAGAAAAG AAACTAGGTGCCATGGAGAACACCCGGGTATCACCAGCAGATAGCGAGTCATCACAGTTACTTGCTGTGTCATCTTCACCTTCTGCAGACCTGGATCATCCAGCCTCTCAACAGGTAGACCACGTTAAAGAATGCCATCACCTCCGAGGGCTGGTGAAGAAACTGAAGAGTGATAGGAGAGCACTTCAAAATCTCCTACTTAGTAAAGA ATTAGATATCAAGCAGTTGCTGCAGGCAAAGGCTGAAGTGGAGTTGGAGCTGCAGAAGTGGcagaataagaaagaagaaaaaagtatggAAGAACAGACTTCAAG TGAGGAAATCCAGGTCCTTACACAGAAAGTTGGGAAATCAGAGGCAAcactggaggaagagaagagtgaAATGGCAGAAGATACAATGGAAAAGCTTAATAAG TCCTCACCAGTCTGCACAGTTAAAGGCGAAGAAGATCACAGGAAGGAACAAGCAGCCAAATGCATTCAGAGGTCGTGGAAGTTGTACCAAAACAAG aaagaagataTTGCTCTGGATGAG GCGGTTGTTGTGCTTCAGGCAGCTTTCAGAGGACATTTAGCTCGACAGAAACTGTTACTGAGTAGTGGGGTGCATGATGCAAAACCTCACAACAGGCATAGCCTTGGAAAAACG AACTCCTGTATGTCTCGTGTGTCAAACTCTTTGAGCTCATCTTCTgactgggaggaaaaagaggagacTGTGACATTCATCCAGTCCATTTTCAGGGCTCACTTAGCACGTGCAGTACTGCTTGAGGAGAG ACCCTCTGTGTCCAGTGCAACAAGTGAGAAAGCAGATTCTGCTGTCTATGTTACAGAGAAGAAGCCAGTCTCAGCAGCACTCCAGAGAACTCCTTCAGTCATCATGTCACCTCTTCTTG CCAGGTCTTCTGAGAAGCAATCGCAGCCCACTCTCTCTCTGTCTGTGGATGAAGCTCACTCAGATGATTCAGATGATATTGTCATCGTTTCTCCATTgttacagatgaagaaaaaccCCACCTACTTTTGTAATGGGCCCCGATGA
- the IQCE gene encoding IQ domain-containing protein E isoform X2, translating into MWLGSLKQGVSHPLKSDVDVGHARSSVSSSTPEYLKEALGMKKPKHSRSSSNGYIPGTPDYKEKEDMYDEIIELKKTIQAQKNEGDRMKTKLRRLEEENNRKDKRIEQLLDPSKCSELARALSEKKSDNGWVVSGLKQKVLKLEQQCKEKDNAINKFQSDLKTNNLEEMRIAMETYYEEVHRLQVLLAKSETMRKNTEGKDTQKRLKALNAAVLRLSRNIKELQNENRSLKEDLDHVVSTSLASNITKNYNEWSKQRLMRRIMELEKKLGAMENTRVSPADSESSQLLAVSSSPSADLDHPASQQVDHVKECHHLRGLVKKLKSDRRALQNLLLSKELDIKQLLQAKAEVELELQKWQNKKEEKSMEEQTSSEEIQVLTQKVGKSEATLEEEKSEMAEDTMEKLNKSSPVCTVKGEEDHRKEQAAKCIQRSWKLYQNKKEDIALDEAVVVLQAAFRGHLARQKLLLSSGVHDAKPHNRHSLGKTNSCMSRVSNSLSSSSDWEEKEETVTFIQSIFRAHLARAVLLEERPSVSSATSEKADSAVYVTEKKPVSAALQRTPSVIMSPLLARSSEKQSQPTLSLSVDEAHSDDSDDIVIVSPLLQMKKNPTYFCNGPR; encoded by the exons ATGTGGCTGGGATCACTGAAACAAG GAGTGAGCCACCCCCTGAAATCAGATGTTGACGTGGGGCATGCGCGATCTAGTGTTTCTAGTAGCACTCCGGAGTATTTGAAGGAGGCTCTAGGAATGAAGAAGCCAAAACACTCCCGTTCTTCTAGTAATG GCTACATTCCTGGAACTCCTgactacaaagaaaaagaagatatgTATGATGAAATAATAGAACTTAAAAAG aCAATACAAgctcagaaaaatgaaggagatCGAATGAAAACTAAGCTCCGTCGACTAGAAGAAGAGAATAACAGAAAGGATAAACGGATTGAGCAACTGTTGGATCCTTCCAAG TGCTCTGAGCTGGCACGAGCTTTGTCAGAAAAGAAGTCTGACAATGGATGG GTGGTTAGTGGATTAAAGCAGAAGGTTCTCAAGCTAGAACAACAGTGCAAGGAGAAAGACAATGCTATCAA cAAATTCCAGTCAGACCTGAAGACCAATAATTTGGAAGAAATGAGGATAGCTATGGAAACCTACTATGAAGAG GTTCACCGTCTCCAAGTCCTCCTGGCAAAATCTGAAACTATGAGGAAAAA TACAGAGGGCAAAGATACCCAAAAACGACTAAAGGCATTGAACGCTGCTGTCCTGAGATTATCCCGGAACATcaaagaattacagaatgaGAATCGGAGTCTGAAAGAAGATCTAGATCACGTAGTGAGCACTTCTCTTGCATCCAATATAACAAAAA ATTACAATGAATGGAGCAAGCAGAGGCTGATGAGGCGGATTATGGAACTAGAAAAG AAACTAGGTGCCATGGAGAACACCCGGGTATCACCAGCAGATAGCGAGTCATCACAGTTACTTGCTGTGTCATCTTCACCTTCTGCAGACCTGGATCATCCAGCCTCTCAACAGGTAGACCACGTTAAAGAATGCCATCACCTCCGAGGGCTGGTGAAGAAACTGAAGAGTGATAGGAGAGCACTTCAAAATCTCCTACTTAGTAAAGA ATTAGATATCAAGCAGTTGCTGCAGGCAAAGGCTGAAGTGGAGTTGGAGCTGCAGAAGTGGcagaataagaaagaagaaaaaagtatggAAGAACAGACTTCAAG TGAGGAAATCCAGGTCCTTACACAGAAAGTTGGGAAATCAGAGGCAAcactggaggaagagaagagtgaAATGGCAGAAGATACAATGGAAAAGCTTAATAAG TCCTCACCAGTCTGCACAGTTAAAGGCGAAGAAGATCACAGGAAGGAACAAGCAGCCAAATGCATTCAGAGGTCGTGGAAGTTGTACCAAAACAAG aaagaagataTTGCTCTGGATGAG GCGGTTGTTGTGCTTCAGGCAGCTTTCAGAGGACATTTAGCTCGACAGAAACTGTTACTGAGTAGTGGGGTGCATGATGCAAAACCTCACAACAGGCATAGCCTTGGAAAAACG AACTCCTGTATGTCTCGTGTGTCAAACTCTTTGAGCTCATCTTCTgactgggaggaaaaagaggagacTGTGACATTCATCCAGTCCATTTTCAGGGCTCACTTAGCACGTGCAGTACTGCTTGAGGAGAG ACCCTCTGTGTCCAGTGCAACAAGTGAGAAAGCAGATTCTGCTGTCTATGTTACAGAGAAGAAGCCAGTCTCAGCAGCACTCCAGAGAACTCCTTCAGTCATCATGTCACCTCTTCTTG CCAGGTCTTCTGAGAAGCAATCGCAGCCCACTCTCTCTCTGTCTGTGGATGAAGCTCACTCAGATGATTCAGATGATATTGTCATCGTTTCTCCATTgttacagatgaagaaaaaccCCACCTACTTTTGTAATGGGCCCCGATGA